Genomic segment of Phycisphaerales bacterium:
CCAACGGCGTCCACCTCGCGGCAGCCGGTCTTCTCATCGACGGCCGAGGTCGCCGGCGCGCGGTAGAGCAGCGGCGTGCGGCCATCGACGCGGAAGAACAATTCGTACAACTTTCCGTTCTTCTTCCAGCACACGTGGTTGCGGCTGGTGGGCAAGCTCTCGACCTGCTTGGCGATCTCGGCGTACTGGTCCTTGTTGACCAGCGCGATGCGCGGCGGCGTGCGCCGGCACTTGCGCTTCTCAGTCGGCGGGGGAGATTCCAACTCGCCCTGCTGCGCCGCGGCCTGCTCGGCCTTCTTCACCCAGCGCGACCGCTCCTTGCCGTTGACGATCTCGGTCTTGAGGACCAGGCCCTTGGCCGCGGCCTTGGCGTCGCGCTCGGCGATGCGCTGCGCGTCCCGGTCAACAACACGGCCCCCGGGTTTCATGCCGGAGGCCGGTTGGGCGTCCTTGTTGTCGCTGCCTGCAGGCGGCGTCGTGCTCGCTTTCGGCGGCGAGCCGACCTCGGCCCGCAACCGCTGGGCGCTCTTGATGCGAACCTTCTTCTTCGTCTCGAGGTTGGTCGCGTCCCAGCCGCCGTTGCGGTTCTCGGCGTCGATGCGCACCTTGGCGATCTTGCCGCTCACCTTCGCGGTGTAGGTGCTTCCGATCTGGACTTCGTTCTTCTTCATGGTGCTGCTCCTTTCAAGAGAGCGGTTGGTGGATGTGAACCGCCGTCACATGGCGGCGAGTTCCTCGATGACTGCAAAGTTCGGCGATACCGACCAGCGCGGCCGGCCCGTCGCGTCGGTCGCGATGATGCGGCTGTTGACGTTGCACGCGTCGGCGAAGGCGTCGAACGTGCGGGCCGTGGTGCATCGTGCGGCGGCGACGATGCCTTCGGGCGTGCCATCGTGGCTGGCCACGAGGTGGCCCAGGACGACGCCGTCGCGGTCGCACGCCTCGCGGATGACAATGTTCGGCGCGCCGGCGCCGTTGCGGCGGGCGGTGCGATTTCTGTCAATCTTGGTGGCGCTGGTCTTCACGGTGCTCCTCTCTCACTTGCCGCTGGGCAGCGGCGTGATCTCGATCTTGCGTCCGCAGGCGGGACAGACCGCCTTGGTCGGCCGCGCCGACTGGCGGCCCGCCTCGTAGGCGCGCTCAAGCGCCTCCTTCACGCACCACACCGCGGTGTCGTGGAAGTCGAGGCTGTCGCTGTTGCGGGTGGCCAAGGTCTCGAGGCCCAGGATCTCGCGGGCGATGGTGTTCAGTGTGTTGTCGCGTGTGGTGCTCATGATGAGTCCTTCCTGCATGGTCTTTCAGCAGCCGGCGACGCGCTCGATCTCGAGGCGCACCGCGTGGATTTCGGAGTTGGTGCAGCGCGGCCGGCCGTGGCGGTCGCTGCCGTAGATGGCCTTGGCCGTCGCCGTCGCGGCGGCCCAGCGCTCGTCGTCGCCGCTGTGGCGCGACAGTTCGAGGCAGGTCTCGCCGAACAGAATCTGCGCTCCGTAGTCGGCGTCGCGAATCTCGATATCGCCTCGCTCGCCCTTGATGGTGATTTGCCTGATGGTCATGGTGCTGGTCCTTTCCCGCGTGGTGGCGGCTGGCGGTGCGTTTCAGATCGTGGTGATGTGGGCGACGAGCATGCAGGCCCGCACGACCGCGTCGAGTTCGCCGCGCTGGCCGGCGCTCAGCTCGTCGAACTTCTTCTCGAAGATCCGTTCGGCCAGCGCCCGTCGCGTGTTGTCGATGTCGATGGCTTCGAAGCTGTACGTCGGCGCGTAGGTGTCGCTCACCGCGACGTTGGCGCAGCCGGTCTTGTAGGCGCTGATGCCCAGTTCGATATTGAGCGAGGCGCTGACGCTGACCTGCTTCTGCACCGACTGGACGCGGATGGCGATGCTCTCGACGCGCGTGCCGGCGTGGATGACCGGCTCCTTGCCCATCGCGTGGTCGCGATCCCAGAAGGCGAGGATTTCGGCGTCGGTGTAGCCCTTGGCCCGCAGGTAGCGCAGGTCGGTTTCGCTGAACATGGCGTGTTCGCGCAGGCGCTTGCCGAGGTCGTCGTTGGTGGTTCGCGTCGTCATGGTGTTGGCTCCTTTCGCCGTTGTTGGCGGGCGGCGTATGCCGCCTCGCGTTGGACACATGAGGGCATGAACAGCGCGCACATGCAAGGGGAATTGCCGAGGATTCGAGCAGGATTCGCAGATTGTGGGCAAATGGCGGCGCATGTGGGTAGCTTCACCGATGGGGGAGCGCTGCCCGCTAGGTATGTGCTAGGTAGTGGCCGGAATCTCGCCGCGCCGGCCCCGTTTTGTGGCGGGCATGGGACCTCGTGCCCCGCGCCGGCGATGCGTCAAACCGAACTGGAGCGCCATGCCCGGGCGGCCTGACGAGCAGCGCGATCGCATGGCGGTGCTGAATCCGGCCGCATTGCCCGTGGCCGAGGTGGCGCGCCTGC
This window contains:
- a CDS encoding winged helix-turn-helix domain-containing protein — translated: MKKNEVQIGSTYTAKVSGKIAKVRIDAENRNGGWDATNLETKKKVRIKSAQRLRAEVGSPPKASTTPPAGSDNKDAQPASGMKPGGRVVDRDAQRIAERDAKAAAKGLVLKTEIVNGKERSRWVKKAEQAAAQQGELESPPPTEKRKCRRTPPRIALVNKDQYAEIAKQVESLPTSRNHVCWKKNGKLYELFFRVDGRTPLLYRAPATSAVDEKTGCREVDAVGTVTGVFHIKQSIKQLTGKSPAQIGITMPPDRGAPKARAEATKKTTGGKDETKPRKKREGLSGLDAAAQVLGRAKEPLDAKTIAERAIAAGWKTNGATPHATLYAAMIREIKAKGKEARFIKADKGRFTARKGA